A single window of Dendropsophus ebraccatus isolate aDenEbr1 chromosome 5, aDenEbr1.pat, whole genome shotgun sequence DNA harbors:
- the PRIM1 gene encoding DNA primase small subunit — translation MDLSQYEPASLPDLLPLYYRRLFPFYQYYRWLNYGGVVKNYFSHREFSFTLKDDIYVRYQSFNTMNELEKEMQKINPYKIDIGAVYSHKPSMHNSVKSGTFQAQEKELVFDIDMTDYDDVRRCCSSADICNKCWTLMTIAIRILDRALRDDFGFQHCLWVYSGRRGVHCWVCDESARKLSQAERSAVAEYLTIVKGGEETIKKVHLVDPIHPFIKKSIKVVERYFAQYALDGQDILENKQCWDKVLALVPEALRENLLNDFQKAKSSTDRWEKLRKSLTGLEYKKGSNSAKEIMLQYCYPRLDINVSKGVNHLLKSPFSVHPKTGRISVPIDLKKLDSFDPFAVPTISLICSELDNVSTKEEDQGSPNEGEPEIKRRTRDYKRTSLAPYVKIFEQFLDELDKSRKGEMLLKSDLKKEF, via the exons tTGTGAAGAATTACTTCTCCCACAGGGAGTTCAGTTTCACCTTGAAAGATGATATATACGTGAGGTACCAGTCCTTCAACACCATGAATGAGCTGGAGAAGGAGATGCAGAAGATAAATCCTTATAAAATAGACATTGGTGCAGTATATTCACACAAG CCCAGCATGCACAACTCTGTGAAGTCGGGGACCTTTCAAGCTCAGGAGAAGGAGCTGGTATTTGATATCGATATGACCGATTATGATGATGTTCGGAGATGCTGCAG TTCTGCAGATATATGCAATAAATGCTGGACATTGATGACCATTGCCATACGAATCCTGGACCGAGCTCTCCGTG ACGACTTTGGCTTTCAACACTGTCTGTGGGTTTACTCGGGTAGAAGAGGCGTTCACTGCTGGGTGTGTGATGAGTCGGCAAGAAAACTCTCTCAAGCGGAAAGATCAGCCGTTGCAGAATACTTAACCATAGTAAAG GGAGGAGAAGAAACCATAAAGAAAGTACATCTCGTAGATCCAATTCATCCTTTCATAAA GAAATCCATTAAAGTTGTAGAGAGATACTTTGCACAATATGCCTTGGACGGTCAGGACATCCTGGAGAACAAGCAATGCTGGGACAAAGTGTTGGCACTTGTTCCCGAAG CATTGCGAGAGAATCTGCTGAATGACTTCCAGAAAGCAAAATCCTCTACAGATCGCTGGGAGAAGTTAAGGAAGAGTTTAACTGGCCTG GaatataaaaaaggatcaaattcAGCAAAGGAAATTATGTTACAATATTGCTATCCTCGCTTGGATATCAATGTCAGCAAAGGTGTGAATCACTTGCTAAAAAGTCCCTTCAGTGTCCACCCCAAAACAG GTAGAATTTCAGTTCCAATCGATTTAAAGAAGTTGGACAGTTTTGATCCATTTGCAGTCCCAACAATAAG CTTGATATGTAGTGAGCTGGACAATGTAAGCACAAAAGAAGAGGACCAAGGTAGCCCTAATGAAGGAGAGCCAGAAATTAAACGACGAACAAgag ATTATAAAAGAACCAGCTTGGCTCCATATGTGAAAATATTTGAACAGTTTCTTGATGAACTGGACAAGTCTCGCAAAGGAGAAATGCTGTTGAAAAGTG ATCTAAAGAAAGAGTTTTGA